A window of the Gemmatimonadota bacterium genome harbors these coding sequences:
- a CDS encoding phenylalanine--tRNA ligase subunit beta → MKISHEWLARFVPHGREATAIRDLITAHVATVEGFERLRADLATFVVARVVESERIPDTKLSFNKVDDGSGTLLEVVCGAPNVAVGAMYPFARSGTRVPPSAKNPAGLLIEKRKIRGFTSNGMLCSAQELNLGDDADGILTLETSAAPGTPLLDVLPLGDVRLEVDVLPNRPDLLSHRGLAREIAALTGTALQQPAELAALPAGPSVVRGDSEVSAGGLRVRIEDAADCPQYGAAVITGLTVGPSPEWLKAAVESVGGRSINNLVDATNYLLHGLGQPVHAFDAATLAGDSIIVRRAHASEALVTLDGTERKLDPQMLVIADAERATAIAGVMGGRASEVTDATTRVVLEVAEFAPRVVRASRRKAGLSTDASYRFERGIDPTGVAEVLAQGAALLAHLGGGRVETSLLVGAMPAARASVTLRPSRVALLLGEVVPAAEIAALLGGIGFIVAPSGEALTVTPPSWRHDVTREVDLIEEVARLRGFDRLPDALQGARPGTVPDHPLFTTYRRVRDALVAEGLLEVRPLPFTSGRVAGRDAPEEDLVRVINPLGDDEPFLRRSVLETLARRAEYNLNRMQGDVRLFEVGTVFQAQGKALPREEQRVGVLVMGRRRPVHFTEPQPPAFDEWDAQALAARLGAVAFPGATIALVPADAPYLWKVQAGGVTVGEVRRLALDAPVWAKPAFGIEIALGVIPSAMVAGRGANAHAAAPERPRPAAPVRYVALPTTPAAEFDLALLVPDAVSAGQVEALIRSVSGTQLERCELFDEFRGAGVPDGTRSVAWRLTFRHPERTLRDKEIEGRRVQLLKTLEAQLGVRPRTA, encoded by the coding sequence ATGAAGATCTCGCACGAGTGGCTCGCCCGATTCGTCCCGCACGGCCGCGAGGCCACGGCCATCCGCGACCTCATCACCGCGCACGTCGCGACGGTCGAGGGGTTCGAGCGCCTGCGCGCCGACCTCGCGACGTTCGTCGTCGCGCGCGTGGTGGAGAGCGAGCGCATCCCCGACACCAAGCTCTCGTTCAACAAGGTCGATGACGGCTCTGGCACGCTGCTCGAGGTCGTCTGCGGCGCGCCCAACGTCGCGGTGGGCGCGATGTACCCCTTCGCCCGCTCGGGGACGCGGGTCCCGCCGAGCGCGAAGAATCCGGCCGGCCTGCTGATCGAGAAGCGCAAGATCCGGGGCTTCACGTCGAACGGGATGCTGTGCTCGGCGCAGGAGCTCAACCTCGGCGACGATGCGGACGGCATCCTCACGCTCGAGACCAGCGCGGCGCCCGGCACGCCGCTGCTCGACGTCCTTCCCCTCGGCGATGTCCGGCTCGAGGTGGACGTCCTGCCGAATCGCCCCGACCTGCTCTCGCATCGCGGGCTCGCGCGCGAGATCGCGGCCCTCACCGGCACGGCGCTCCAGCAGCCCGCCGAGCTCGCCGCGCTTCCGGCCGGCCCGTCGGTCGTTCGCGGGGACTCCGAGGTGAGCGCGGGGGGCCTGCGCGTGCGCATCGAGGACGCGGCCGACTGCCCGCAGTACGGGGCGGCGGTCATCACCGGCCTCACCGTCGGGCCGAGTCCGGAGTGGCTGAAGGCCGCCGTCGAGTCGGTGGGCGGACGCTCGATCAACAATCTCGTGGACGCGACGAACTACCTGCTCCACGGGCTCGGACAGCCGGTGCACGCGTTCGATGCGGCGACGCTCGCGGGCGACAGCATCATCGTCCGGCGTGCGCACGCGAGCGAGGCGCTCGTGACGCTCGACGGGACGGAGCGGAAGCTCGACCCGCAGATGCTCGTCATCGCCGACGCCGAGCGGGCGACGGCGATCGCGGGCGTCATGGGAGGGCGCGCGAGCGAGGTCACGGACGCGACGACGCGCGTGGTGCTCGAGGTCGCGGAGTTCGCGCCGCGCGTGGTGCGTGCGTCGCGTCGCAAGGCGGGGCTCTCGACGGACGCGAGCTATCGCTTCGAGCGCGGGATCGATCCGACGGGCGTGGCGGAGGTGCTCGCGCAGGGCGCGGCGCTCCTCGCGCACCTCGGCGGTGGTCGCGTCGAGACGTCGTTGCTGGTCGGCGCGATGCCGGCCGCCCGCGCCTCGGTCACCTTGCGGCCGTCGCGCGTCGCGCTCCTGCTCGGCGAGGTCGTTCCCGCGGCGGAGATCGCGGCGCTCCTCGGCGGGATCGGATTCATCGTCGCGCCGAGTGGTGAGGCGCTCACGGTCACGCCGCCGTCGTGGCGGCACGACGTGACGCGCGAGGTGGACCTCATCGAGGAGGTCGCGCGGCTCCGCGGTTTCGATCGGCTCCCCGATGCCTTGCAGGGTGCGCGGCCGGGGACGGTCCCCGATCATCCGCTCTTCACGACGTACCGGCGCGTGCGCGACGCGCTCGTCGCCGAGGGGCTGCTCGAGGTGCGGCCGCTGCCGTTCACCTCCGGTCGCGTCGCCGGCCGCGACGCGCCCGAGGAGGACCTCGTCCGCGTCATCAACCCCTTGGGCGATGACGAGCCGTTCCTCCGGCGGTCGGTGCTCGAGACGCTGGCCCGTCGCGCGGAGTACAATCTCAACCGGATGCAGGGCGACGTGCGCCTGTTCGAGGTCGGGACGGTCTTCCAGGCCCAGGGCAAGGCGTTGCCGCGCGAGGAACAGCGCGTCGGGGTGCTCGTGATGGGACGGCGGCGCCCGGTGCACTTCACCGAGCCGCAGCCGCCCGCGTTCGACGAGTGGGATGCGCAGGCGCTGGCGGCCCGACTCGGCGCGGTCGCGTTCCCCGGCGCCACGATCGCGTTGGTCCCGGCGGATGCGCCGTACCTGTGGAAGGTGCAGGCGGGCGGTGTCACGGTGGGTGAGGTGCGGCGTCTGGCGCTCGACGCGCCCGTGTGGGCCAAGCCCGCCTTCGGCATCGAGATCGCGCTCGGCGTGATCCCGAGCGCGATGGTCGCGGGCCGAGGCGCGAACGCGCACGCCGCGGCCCCCGAGCGGCCGCGGCCCGCCGCTCCGGTCCGGTACGTGGCGCTCCCTACCACGCCGGCGGCGGAGTTCGATCTCGCGCTCCTCGTGCCCGATGCGGTGAGTGCCGGGCAGGTCGAGGCGCTCATCCGCAGCGTCTCCGGCACGCAGCTCGAGCGCTGCGAACTCTTCGACGAGTTCCGCGGGGCAGGTGTGCCGGATGGCACGCGCTCGGTCGCGTGGCGATTGACCTTCCGTCATCCGGAGCGCACCCTTCGCGACAAGGAGATCGAAGGGCGTCGGGTGCAACTGCTCAAGACCTTGGAGGCACAGCTCGGTGTCCGACCGCGCACGGCCTGA
- the folD gene encoding bifunctional methylenetetrahydrofolate dehydrogenase/methenyltetrahydrofolate cyclohydrolase FolD, producing MPAERIDGVAIATRVRAKVAADAAALKALGITPGLTVVLVGDDPASAFYVGAKEKACKEAGMNGETIRLPADTPEAELLAVIDRLNADPAVHGILVQMPVPKHMDPQKVIRRIDPMKDVDGFHPVNAGKVLIGDADGFAPCTPAGVQVMLVESGVDTSGKEAVILGRSTIVGKPMAALLIQSGKGADCTVTICHSRTKDLAAHTRRADILIAAIGKPEMVTADMVKPGAVVIDVGINRVDDPTAKKGYRIVGDVKYDEVAAVASKITPVPGGVGPMTIAMLLANTVRAARLRHEASARA from the coding sequence TTGCCCGCTGAACGCATCGATGGCGTCGCCATCGCGACGCGCGTCCGCGCGAAGGTCGCCGCCGACGCCGCCGCCCTGAAGGCCCTCGGCATCACGCCCGGACTGACCGTGGTCCTCGTCGGGGACGACCCGGCGAGCGCGTTCTACGTGGGCGCCAAGGAGAAGGCGTGCAAGGAGGCCGGGATGAACGGCGAGACCATTCGCCTTCCCGCCGACACGCCAGAGGCCGAGTTGCTCGCGGTGATCGACCGGTTGAATGCCGATCCCGCGGTGCACGGTATCCTGGTGCAGATGCCGGTGCCGAAGCACATGGACCCGCAGAAGGTCATCCGCCGGATCGACCCGATGAAGGACGTGGACGGGTTCCATCCGGTGAACGCCGGCAAGGTGCTCATCGGCGACGCCGACGGGTTCGCTCCCTGCACGCCGGCGGGGGTGCAGGTGATGCTCGTCGAGAGCGGGGTGGACACCTCCGGGAAGGAGGCGGTGATCCTCGGCCGCTCGACGATCGTCGGCAAGCCGATGGCGGCGTTGCTGATCCAGTCGGGGAAGGGGGCGGACTGCACGGTGACCATCTGCCATTCGCGCACGAAGGACCTCGCGGCGCACACGCGCCGCGCGGACATCCTCATCGCGGCGATCGGCAAGCCGGAGATGGTGACGGCCGACATGGTCAAGCCGGGCGCCGTCGTGATCGACGTCGGGATCAATCGCGTGGACGATCCGACCGCGAAGAAGGGCTATCGGATCGTCGGCGACGTGAAGTACGACGAGGTGGCGGCCGTGGCGTCGAAGATCACGCCGGTGCCGGGCGGCGTGGGGCCGATGACGATCGCGATGCTGCTCGCGAACACGGTGCGTGCCGCGCGCCTTCGCCACGAGGCGTCCGCGCGCGCGTGA
- the rpmI gene encoding 50S ribosomal protein L35 codes for MPKMKTHKGAKKRFSVTGKGKVRRLKAYKSHILTKKTAKRKRNLRRPTTVATNGEAKNLKRLLQA; via the coding sequence ATGCCGAAGATGAAGACCCACAAGGGCGCCAAGAAGCGCTTCTCCGTCACGGGGAAGGGCAAGGTGCGCCGGCTCAAGGCCTACAAGAGCCACATCCTCACCAAGAAGACCGCCAAGCGGAAGCGCAATCTCCGTCGTCCGACGACCGTCGCGACGAATGGCGAGGCGAAGAACCTCAAGCGGCTGCTCCAGGCCTAA
- the rny gene encoding ribonuclease Y — MGIELAIAIAIGATLVVASPIAFVFGRKRGQAAEEAVRKAAGQSAEQVAKRIVSDAEREADSAKKQALLSGKEEVMKVREAWEQEARKRREEVEREEKRVVEREGQLDKKVDLVDQKERDLSRRASELGRKEKQLDEKQSELDGLVGEERRRLEQLAGLSATEAKAELIRRLEEEAHADASNRIREIRDSAKRNADREAKKIVALAVQRIAAEHTAEITASAVALPKDDMKGRIIGREGRNIRAFELATGVDVIIDDTPDTVVVSCFDPVRREVARLALEKLVADGRIHPGRIEEVVEKSKKEVDAGIIETGEQAAYEVGVHGLHPEIIKLIGRMKWRTSYGQNILFHSKEVAFLAGIMAAELGLDVAMAKRGALLHDIGKVLTHDHEGTHVQLGVEVATKYGEHPLVVNCIAAHHDDVPHESEVSVLVQAADAISGSRPGARREAFETYVKRLEGLEKIAASYKGVDRVFAIQAGREVRVIVDPDTVDDNRMQSLTEEIARRVESELQYPGQIKVVAIREKRSSDIAR; from the coding sequence ATGGGAATCGAGCTGGCCATCGCGATCGCGATAGGCGCAACCCTCGTGGTCGCCTCTCCGATCGCGTTCGTGTTCGGTCGCAAGCGGGGGCAGGCCGCCGAGGAGGCGGTCCGCAAGGCCGCCGGGCAGTCGGCGGAGCAGGTCGCCAAGCGCATCGTGTCCGATGCCGAGCGGGAGGCGGACTCGGCCAAGAAGCAGGCGCTCCTCTCCGGAAAGGAAGAGGTGATGAAGGTCCGCGAGGCCTGGGAGCAGGAGGCCCGGAAGCGTCGCGAGGAGGTGGAGCGCGAGGAGAAGCGCGTCGTCGAGCGCGAGGGGCAGCTCGACAAGAAGGTCGACCTCGTCGACCAGAAGGAGCGCGACCTCAGCCGTCGGGCGAGCGAACTCGGGCGGAAGGAGAAGCAGCTCGACGAGAAGCAGTCGGAGCTCGACGGACTCGTGGGCGAGGAGCGCCGGCGCCTGGAGCAGCTGGCGGGGCTCTCGGCGACCGAGGCCAAGGCCGAGCTGATCCGGCGTTTGGAGGAGGAGGCGCACGCCGACGCGTCCAACCGCATCCGCGAGATCCGGGACTCCGCCAAGCGCAATGCCGACCGCGAGGCGAAGAAGATCGTCGCCCTCGCCGTGCAGCGGATCGCCGCCGAGCACACCGCGGAGATCACGGCGAGCGCGGTCGCATTGCCGAAGGACGACATGAAGGGGCGCATCATCGGCCGCGAGGGGCGCAACATCCGCGCGTTCGAGCTCGCGACCGGGGTGGACGTCATCATCGACGACACGCCGGACACGGTGGTGGTGTCGTGCTTCGATCCGGTGCGCCGCGAGGTGGCGCGTCTCGCGCTGGAGAAGCTCGTCGCCGACGGGCGCATCCATCCGGGGCGGATCGAGGAAGTGGTCGAGAAGTCCAAGAAGGAAGTGGACGCCGGCATCATCGAGACGGGCGAGCAGGCGGCCTACGAGGTGGGCGTGCATGGCCTGCACCCCGAGATCATCAAGCTCATCGGCCGCATGAAGTGGCGGACGAGCTACGGGCAGAACATCCTGTTCCATTCGAAGGAGGTCGCGTTCCTCGCCGGCATCATGGCCGCGGAACTCGGGCTCGACGTCGCGATGGCCAAGCGCGGGGCGCTGCTGCACGACATCGGCAAGGTCCTCACGCACGACCACGAGGGCACGCACGTGCAGCTCGGCGTGGAGGTGGCGACCAAGTACGGCGAGCACCCGCTCGTCGTGAACTGCATCGCGGCGCACCACGACGACGTGCCGCACGAGAGCGAGGTGTCGGTGCTGGTGCAGGCCGCCGACGCGATCTCGGGCTCGCGCCCGGGGGCGCGCCGCGAGGCGTTCGAGACGTACGTGAAGCGCCTGGAGGGGCTCGAGAAGATCGCCGCGAGCTACAAGGGCGTGGACCGGGTGTTCGCGATCCAGGCGGGGCGCGAGGTGCGCGTCATCGTCGATCCGGACACCGTGGACGACAACCGCATGCAGTCCCTCACCGAAGAGATCGCGCGCCGCGTCGAGTCCGAGCTGCAGTACCCGGGCCAGATCAAGGTCGTGGCGATCCGAGAGAAGAGGTCCTCCGACATTGCCCGCTGA
- a CDS encoding 3'-5' exonuclease has translation MELHTLPYVVVDVETTGGQPDGSDRVTEVAAVHVDGERVSLAFHSLVNPQRPIPWHITRLTGIDDAMVRGAPTFRDIAGEFAAELAGRVFVAHNARFDFGFLSAEFRRVAPVPLGELLLGQICTVRLSRKLLSHLPRRNLDAVSAHYGVEIADRHRASGDALATAEVLRGLLRDASHRGVHTWEDLDVLLGARAKRTRSLRAFPSSTDGAEGV, from the coding sequence ATGGAACTGCACACGCTCCCGTACGTCGTCGTGGACGTCGAGACCACCGGTGGTCAGCCGGACGGGAGCGATCGCGTCACGGAGGTGGCGGCGGTCCACGTGGACGGCGAGCGCGTGTCGCTCGCGTTCCATTCGCTGGTGAACCCGCAGCGTCCGATCCCCTGGCACATCACGCGGCTCACGGGGATCGACGACGCGATGGTGCGGGGGGCGCCGACCTTCCGCGACATCGCGGGCGAGTTCGCGGCGGAACTGGCCGGGCGGGTCTTCGTCGCGCACAACGCGCGCTTCGACTTCGGGTTCCTGAGTGCCGAGTTCCGGCGGGTGGCGCCGGTGCCCCTCGGTGAGTTGCTGCTCGGCCAGATCTGCACCGTGCGTCTCTCGCGGAAGCTCCTCTCGCACCTCCCGCGGCGGAACCTCGATGCGGTCTCGGCGCACTATGGGGTGGAGATCGCGGACCGGCACCGCGCGTCGGGGGACGCCCTGGCCACGGCGGAGGTGCTGCGCGGCCTGTTGCGCGACGCGTCGCACCGCGGGGTGCACACCTGGGAGGACCTCGACGTTCTGCTCGGGGCACGCGCGAAGCGGACGCGGTCGCTGCGCGCGTTCCCGTCGTCGACCGATGGTGCGGAGGGGGTGTGA
- the pheS gene encoding phenylalanine--tRNA ligase subunit alpha, with the protein MHLEYFLAQLDALADKAPYRIAGAADLETWTEVRNDLIGRASGELTHILGHLGALPKEDRREAGQRANAVKVAIEEALEVRRVELAASAAGSGPSLDLTMPGRERWRGAVHPVSLVIDEVAEIFRELGFTIALGPEAEHAWYNFGALNFPPDHPAMDLHDTLYIGDEQVLRTHTSPVQVRTLQQYPPPIRILAPGNVYRSDPFDPSHAPMFAQIEGLVVDEGVSFADLKATLSHFARRFFGPATKTRFRPSYFPFTEPSAEMDVQCGVCAGSGCSVCKHSGWVEILGSGMVHPAVLEAAGLDSERYTGWAFGMGPARTAISRSAIPDIRILYDSDVRFLDQFAR; encoded by the coding sequence ATGCATCTCGAATACTTCCTCGCGCAGCTCGACGCGCTCGCCGACAAGGCGCCGTACCGCATCGCGGGTGCGGCCGACCTGGAGACGTGGACCGAGGTGCGCAACGACCTCATCGGCCGCGCCTCCGGTGAGCTCACGCACATCCTGGGGCACCTCGGTGCGCTGCCGAAGGAGGACCGCCGCGAGGCCGGTCAGCGCGCGAATGCGGTGAAGGTCGCCATCGAGGAGGCCCTCGAGGTCCGTCGCGTCGAACTCGCGGCGAGCGCCGCGGGCAGTGGCCCAAGCCTCGACCTCACGATGCCGGGGCGCGAGCGCTGGCGTGGGGCGGTGCACCCCGTCTCGCTCGTGATCGACGAGGTCGCCGAGATCTTCCGCGAGCTCGGCTTCACCATCGCCCTCGGGCCCGAGGCCGAGCACGCCTGGTACAACTTCGGTGCGCTCAACTTCCCGCCCGACCATCCGGCGATGGACCTGCACGACACCCTCTACATCGGCGACGAGCAGGTGCTGCGCACGCACACGTCCCCGGTGCAGGTGCGCACGCTGCAGCAGTACCCGCCGCCGATCCGCATCCTCGCGCCGGGCAACGTGTACCGGTCCGACCCGTTCGACCCGTCGCACGCGCCGATGTTCGCGCAGATCGAGGGGCTCGTCGTCGATGAGGGCGTGAGCTTCGCGGATCTCAAGGCGACCCTCTCGCACTTCGCGCGCCGCTTCTTCGGCCCCGCGACCAAGACGCGCTTCCGCCCGAGTTACTTCCCGTTCACCGAGCCGAGCGCCGAGATGGACGTGCAGTGCGGCGTGTGCGCGGGGTCGGGCTGCAGCGTCTGCAAGCACTCGGGGTGGGTCGAGATCCTCGGATCCGGCATGGTGCACCCCGCGGTGCTCGAGGCCGCGGGGCTCGACAGCGAGCGGTACACCGGCTGGGCGTTCGGCATGGGGCCGGCGCGCACGGCCATCTCGCGGAGCGCGATCCCCGACATCCGCATCCTCTACGATTCCGACGTCCGCTTCCTGGACCAGTTCGCCCGATGA
- a CDS encoding response regulator: MVSGEVLLADDDAPIRKVLSRALTRFGMTVAEVADGDDALELVRAAPGRFRLVVLDLTMPRLNGDEALLRIREIAPDLPALILSGFLEDEIRERIGNATRVSLLHKPFSMRSLADVLWDALGQHEG, from the coding sequence TTGGTCTCCGGTGAGGTCCTGCTCGCCGATGACGACGCGCCCATCCGGAAGGTCCTCTCCCGGGCCCTCACGCGATTCGGCATGACCGTCGCCGAGGTCGCGGATGGGGATGACGCGCTCGAACTCGTCCGCGCGGCCCCCGGGCGATTCCGCCTCGTGGTCCTCGACCTCACGATGCCGCGACTGAACGGCGATGAGGCCCTGCTGCGGATCCGCGAGATCGCGCCCGACCTGCCGGCGCTCATCCTCAGCGGTTTCCTCGAGGACGAGATCCGCGAGCGGATCGGCAACGCGACCCGCGTGTCGCTCCTGCACAAGCCGTTCTCGATGCGCTCCCTCGCCGACGTCCTCTGGGACGCGCTCGGCCAGCACGAGGGCTGA
- the rplT gene encoding 50S ribosomal protein L20, giving the protein MPRVKSNKVRLKRKKQVMKAAKGAFGARSKLWKAAKETVERGWVYAYRDRKAKKRDFRKLWIMRINAAARLNGMSYSTFINGMQMSGIEVDRKILAELAVKDPAAFTQIAEKAAAALKTAK; this is encoded by the coding sequence ATGCCACGCGTCAAGTCGAACAAGGTGCGCCTCAAGCGCAAGAAGCAGGTGATGAAGGCGGCGAAGGGCGCATTCGGCGCGCGCTCCAAGCTGTGGAAGGCCGCGAAGGAGACGGTCGAGCGCGGTTGGGTGTACGCCTACCGGGACCGCAAGGCCAAGAAGCGCGACTTCCGCAAGCTCTGGATCATGCGCATCAACGCCGCTGCGCGCCTCAACGGGATGAGCTACAGCACCTTCATCAACGGCATGCAGATGTCGGGGATCGAGGTCGATCGCAAGATCCTCGCCGAGCTCGCGGTGAAGGACCCGGCCGCGTTCACGCAGATCGCCGAGAAGGCGGCGGCGGCGCTCAAGACGGCGAAGTAG
- a CDS encoding MBL fold metallo-hydrolase, with translation MTAPTPLHESRLLGRTRIHALQAGGQRLDGGAMFGVVPKTLWERRIPADERNRIALGMRCLLVEHPDGLVLIDTGIGNKEDAKFLDIYCTEASVPGHRSMLDAALAAAGFAAADVRVVINTHLHFDHAGGNTFRADDGRVAPAFPNARYVVHAGELDYATHTNERTAASYFPANWEPLRASGQLDIVDGTRELVPGIRYRHTPGHTPFHQSVMIEGGGETGVFLGDLCPTAAHVPLPWIMGYDVEPLRTLESKRALWADALPGGWLLVFEHDATIAWGRLGQGAKAHELRPA, from the coding sequence ATGACCGCCCCCACCCCTCTCCACGAATCCCGCCTCCTCGGCCGCACGCGCATCCACGCGTTGCAGGCAGGCGGCCAGCGCCTCGACGGCGGCGCGATGTTCGGCGTCGTGCCCAAGACGCTCTGGGAGCGCCGCATCCCGGCAGACGAGCGCAACCGCATCGCGCTCGGGATGCGGTGCCTGCTCGTCGAGCATCCGGACGGGCTCGTCCTCATCGACACCGGGATCGGGAACAAGGAGGACGCGAAGTTCCTCGACATCTATTGCACGGAGGCGTCGGTGCCGGGCCACCGCTCGATGCTCGATGCCGCGCTCGCGGCAGCCGGCTTCGCGGCCGCGGACGTCCGCGTGGTGATCAACACGCATCTGCATTTCGACCACGCGGGCGGGAACACCTTCCGGGCCGATGACGGCCGCGTGGCGCCTGCATTCCCCAACGCGCGGTACGTGGTGCACGCGGGCGAACTCGACTACGCCACGCACACCAATGAGCGCACGGCCGCGAGCTACTTCCCGGCGAACTGGGAGCCGCTGCGCGCGAGCGGGCAACTCGACATCGTCGATGGCACGCGCGAGCTGGTGCCGGGGATCCGGTACCGGCACACCCCGGGGCATACGCCCTTCCACCAGAGCGTCATGATCGAAGGTGGCGGGGAGACCGGGGTCTTCCTCGGCGACCTCTGCCCGACGGCGGCGCACGTACCGTTGCCGTGGATCATGGGGTACGACGTCGAGCCGCTCCGGACGCTGGAATCGAAGCGGGCGCTCTGGGCGGACGCGCTTCCTGGCGGGTGGCTGCTGGTCTTCGAGCACGATGCGACGATCGCCTGGGGACGCTTGGGGCAGGGGGCGAAGGCCCACGAACTCCGCCCCGCTTGA
- a CDS encoding translation initiation factor IF-3 has product MQDTTKRGPRINRQIRISPLRVIGADGAQLGVLEVDVALNMAVEAGLDLVEVAPLARPPVVRIMDYGKYKFEQAKQARQAKKKQHIIQLKEVKYRPGIEKHDFDTKTNHARSFIGDGNKVKVTLMFRGRQIAHPELGMAVVERVAQALADVAKVETPARLEGKALTMILTPK; this is encoded by the coding sequence ATCCAGGACACTACCAAGCGGGGCCCGCGCATCAACCGGCAGATCCGCATCAGCCCGCTGCGCGTCATCGGCGCTGATGGAGCTCAGCTGGGCGTGCTCGAAGTCGATGTGGCCCTGAACATGGCGGTGGAGGCCGGGCTCGACCTGGTCGAGGTCGCGCCGCTCGCTCGGCCCCCGGTGGTCCGCATCATGGACTACGGGAAGTACAAGTTCGAACAGGCCAAGCAGGCACGGCAGGCGAAGAAGAAGCAGCACATCATCCAGCTGAAGGAAGTGAAGTACCGTCCCGGCATCGAGAAGCATGACTTCGACACGAAGACCAATCACGCCCGGTCGTTCATCGGAGACGGCAACAAGGTGAAGGTGACGTTGATGTTCCGCGGCCGGCAGATCGCGCATCCCGAACTCGGCATGGCCGTGGTGGAGCGCGTGGCGCAGGCGCTCGCGGATGTCGCGAAGGTGGAGACGCCGGCGCGACTGGAAGGGAAGGCCCTCACGATGATCCTCACGCCGAAATAA
- a CDS encoding redox-sensing transcriptional repressor Rex yields the protein MKHIAESTVRRLSLYLRFLEEFEAHGHATISSGELAASGGTTSAQVRKDLSFFGSFGKRGLGYSVRDLTDSIREILGLQHPWNIVIVGAGKIGAALAQYRGFSTRGFKVVGVYDKDPARVGERLEGVAIRPEGELERDIQRLKPQIAVLCVPADAAQALADRVTKAGIRAVLNFAPVPLVVPLGVKLRGVNMATELEILAFSLTNELAG from the coding sequence GTGAAGCACATCGCCGAATCCACCGTCCGACGCCTGTCCCTCTATCTCCGGTTCCTGGAGGAGTTCGAGGCGCACGGACATGCCACCATCTCGAGCGGCGAGCTCGCCGCCTCGGGCGGGACCACCTCGGCACAGGTGCGAAAGGACCTCTCGTTCTTCGGGTCCTTCGGCAAGCGCGGCCTCGGGTACTCCGTGCGGGACCTCACCGACTCCATCCGCGAGATCCTCGGCCTCCAGCATCCGTGGAACATCGTGATCGTCGGCGCGGGGAAGATCGGCGCGGCGCTCGCGCAGTATCGCGGCTTCTCGACCCGTGGCTTCAAGGTCGTCGGCGTCTACGACAAGGATCCGGCTCGCGTGGGCGAGCGCCTCGAAGGGGTCGCCATCCGTCCGGAGGGCGAGCTCGAGCGCGACATCCAGCGCCTCAAGCCGCAGATCGCCGTGCTCTGCGTCCCGGCCGACGCGGCGCAGGCGCTGGCGGATCGCGTCACCAAGGCCGGCATCCGCGCCGTGCTCAACTTCGCCCCCGTCCCCCTCGTCGTGCCTCTGGGCGTGAAGCTCCGTGGCGTGAACATGGCGACGGAACTCGAGATCCTGGCCTTCTCGCTCACCAACGAGCTGGCGGGCTGA
- a CDS encoding cell division protein ZapA yields MTMHSTRVRIVGEEYTIRSEVSPEVTRAIAAHVDAAIRKVLESPAITDPGKAAILAAMSITDELFRERAAQDEVAEEMRDLSSELRRWLPPGKRGEPQG; encoded by the coding sequence GTGACGATGCATTCGACGCGCGTCCGGATCGTCGGCGAGGAGTACACCATCCGGTCGGAGGTCTCGCCGGAGGTGACGCGGGCGATCGCGGCCCACGTGGATGCGGCGATCCGTAAGGTGCTGGAGAGTCCCGCCATCACCGACCCGGGCAAGGCGGCGATCCTTGCTGCGATGTCGATCACCGACGAGCTCTTCCGCGAGCGGGCGGCGCAGGATGAGGTCGCGGAGGAGATGCGCGATCTGTCCAGCGAACTCCGGCGGTGGCTGCCGCCGGGGAAGCGCGGCGAGCCGCAGGGCTGA